A segment of the Sanyastnella coralliicola genome:
AAGGAACGTGTGCCTAGGATCCCTGACCTCTGGTCGAAGTTATGGGGAGAGACAGAGCGATCAGTAGAGATTGCGGATGCCATTCGCAATGAGCTGGGTGTCCAAATCAAGCAGATTGACCTCGATTTCAATACCGATCCCTCCTATCCTTCAAATAAGCTGTTGAGCGCGAGCGCGGGGTATATTTCCTCGATGGGCTTTCATAGCCAGGCGAAACCTGGACTCCTTATGGCTGCTTGGGCGGCAGATGTATTGTGCCATTGAGTTGAACACTCTTTGCGCAAAGCGGTTATCTGAGTATGAAAATGCATCGTTTGACAACCGCACAGTGGCTTCCTATTTCTTTAGAAGAAGCATGGACATTCTTTAGTATGCCAGAGAATCTTGACCTCATCACGCCTGATGATATGAGCTTCAATATCCTTTCGGGTTCTGGCGAGCGCACTTATGCAGGACAAGTAATCACTTACAAGATTGCCCCAGTATTGAATATTCCAATGTCATGGGTGACCGAGATTACTCAGTGTGTTGACAAACACTACTTCATCGATGAGCAGCGATTTGGTCCATACAAATTCTGGCATCACCTGCATCGATTCAAGGAACAAGATGGTGGAGTTCTCATGGAAGACATCCTTCACTACGCTCTGCCTGGAGGAGCACTAGGAGAGCTTTTCGGTGGACCCATGATCCACAAAAAGGTTAAAGGTATCTTCGACTACCGTGGAAAGAAATTGGCAGAGGTATTCCCGGGTGCAAAAGAACCTTTCACACCTACATTGAGAAGAAGCGCGTAATTCCTACTTCCCTTTTTGCTTGGCCCAAGTATCTTTTAGTGTCACTGTTCGATTGAACACTGGCTTACCCTCTGTGCTATACTTTGAGTCTACACAGAAGTATCCTAGACGTTGGAACTGGAATCGATCACCTGACTTAGCCTCCACAAGACTAGGTTCAACTTTCGCATTGGTAATGATTTCCAAAGAGTCTTCATTGACGAACTCCATGAAGTCACGGTCTTTGTGGGAATCTGGCGCTTCGTCTTTGAATAAGCGATCGTACAGTCGAACCTCAGCATCCTTGGCGTGCTCTGCACTTACCCAGTGGAGCGTACCTTTTGCTTTGATCCCGCTTGTGTCTTGACCACTGCGAGAGTCTTCGAAGTACTTCACATGAACTTCAGTGACGTTGCCGTCAGCATCTTTCTTGTGATCAACGTATTCAATGATGTAAGCTGACTTGAGTCGAACAACCTTTCCTGGTGCCAGACGGAAGAACTTCTTTGGAGCATCTTCCATAAAGTCTGCCTGTTCGATGAACAACTCACGGCCAAAAGGAAGCTCTCTTGTCCCCGCGCTTTCATCTTCAGGATTATTCTCTGTGGTGAGGAACTCTGTCTTGCCTTCAGGGTAGTTCGTCACTACCACTTTGAGTGGACGCAACACAGCCATGACGCGAGGAGCAATCTTGTTGAGGTGGTCACGAATACTGAACTCCAACAAGCCAATGTCAATGATGTTGTTTCGCTTCGCCAAACCAACGCGCTCTGCAAAATCGCGAATTGACTCTGGCGTGTATCCTCTTCGGCGTAACGCCGAAATCGTTGGAAGACGTGGATCATCCCATCCATCAACCACACCATCTTCTACCAAACGCAGAAGCTTTCGTTTCGACATGACTGTATAGTTCAAGTTCAATCTGGCGAACTCGATCTGACGTGTTGGGAAAATTTCAAGTTTCTCGATGAACCAGTTGTACAGCGGACGGTGATTCTCGAACTCAAGACTGCATAACGAGTGTGTAATTTCCTCGATAGAGTCAGACTGCCCGTGAGCAAAGTCATACATCGGGTAAATACACCAATCATCTCCAGTACGGTGGTGCGTTACCTTCTTGATTCGATACATGAGCGGATCACGCATGTGCATGTTGGAATGCGACATATCAATCTTAGCACGCAATACGCGAGCTCCTTCTTCAAAGTCGCCATTACGCATGCCCTCGAATAATTCAAGGTTCTCTTCTACAGAACGATCGCGGTAGGGAGAATGAGATCCCGGTTCCGTTGGCGTTCCTTTCTGAGCGGCGATCTCTTCTGGCGATTGATCGTCAACATAGGCATATCCCTTTTTGATGAGATCTACCGCAAAACCATACAACTGCTCGAAGTAGTCAGAGGTGTATAGTGGTTCACCAGTCCATTCAAAGCCCATCCACTCGATGTCACGCTTGATGGCGTCGACATACTTCGTGTCTTCTTTGACCGGATTGGTATCATCAAAACGCAAGTTGGTAACTCCACCGTACTTCTTAGCAAGGGTGAAGTTCACATAGATTGCCTTGGCATGACCAATGTGAAGGAATCCATTTGGTTCAGGCGGGAAACGCGTATGAATGCGTGCTCCGTGCTTACCATTTTTTACATCCTCCTCAATGATCTGCTCGATGAAATTGAGAGATTTCTCTGCCGTTTCGCTCATGAAGCAAAGTTACATATCATCGACGATAAACGATAAACCTTAATCTAGAATCTATAACTAACTTATTCCTTTTGAAAGCGAAACTTTAATCGCAGGTTTGACCGTATTTGGCTACGAATAGAAGAAGGTCAGAGGCGTCTACTTTACCGTCGCCGTCGATGTCTCCCGTGCATCAAGCGATACTATCGCAAGAGCCCGTCTCCGGATTCCAAACTCCTCCTACTCCGCAGATTTGATCTACAAACAAACAGGTACCTTTATCAAAGCTAGAAGATGGATAATAATTGAGTGTTGTTTTCACTTCATTCCCAGTGAGTACTTTCAAATGCAACGGTGATATCACTCGTGAAAGCTCATAAATGTATCCCATTGATAAATGTGAACCTTTCGTTACATCCTTAGTCCCAAGTACGTCTATGTTTGGTTCACACCTTTCGATATGAATAAATTCGTCACACTCTGTTTTGTGTTTTCACTCATGATTGCGTGTAAACATGAAATTCCAGAACCATTATTGGTCATTGATCCTCCAACTGTATCTGAATTCCAATGCAGCGATGATTCAATTTATTTCAATGAACAAGTGCTCCCCATCTTCGCTTCAAGCTGCGCGGTCCCTGGCTGTCATGATCAATTGAATGCTCAAGAAGGTTTCGTTTTTGATTCTTATGAAAACATCATGGCCTCAGGTGAGATTACTCCTGGAGATCTAGACGACGGGGATATTGTTGAAGTCATCAATGAAGATGATCCAGATAAAATTATGCCGCCGCCGCCAAATAACTCCCTATCTCAAGAACAAATCGATATCATAGAGGCATGGATTCTTCAAGGCGCAGTGAATAATAGTTGTCCTGATGCTTTCTGTGACACCCTAGATGTCAGTTACTCAACGCGAATTGAACCGCTAATCTTAAGCAATTGTTCCGGATGTCATGACAGTGTTGACCCTACAGCAGGCTTGTCACTTACCAGCTACGATCAGATTTCTGAAATTGCGTTGAGTGGATCATTGCAAAGTTCCCTTTTAGGAATGAACGGATTCACCCTTATGCCATTTAATGGTAACGAACTTTCAGATTGTCAGATAAGAATGATAGAATTGTGGATAGATAATGGAGCTCCTAATGATTAAACGTATTGGAATCCTCGGATTCGTCTTTTGCATTGTGGCCTCTTCCTGTTATTACGACGTAGAGTCTGAACTATACCCTCAGCCCTGCGAAGTCAGAGAAAGTCCAACTTACAACGATCAAATTGCACCACTCATTGCACAAAACTGTGCCGTTCCTGGATGCCATTCGAGCACTGATCAAGGCGCACCACGTGTCTTCGAAAGCTACGACGCTGTAGTGCAGGCCATTGATGATGGCATCTTTCAAATGCAAGTAATCACCAACAAAGAAATGCCGCCTTCAGGGCCGCTACCACCTTGTGACATTCAACTACTAGAAGCATGGCTCGCAGAAGGAACACCGGAATAGTCACCCTTATTGCTATCCTCTTTTCGCTGTCTGCCAGCGCACAAATGGAGGACTGGGTGCAAACCTTTAAAGACACTCGTGTGATCAACGGACATTCTGTTGAGACCAACTTTAAAGGCGGCATGAAATTCATCATTAGCCACCGCTTTGGTCCGCTGAATGGTGGTACATATGAACTCTTTGGTCTCGATCAATCAACGATTCGCATCGGACTAGACTACGGTATCACTGATCGACTCACCATTGGTGCTGGTAGATCATCGCTCGGAAAACACTACGACGGTTTCGTGAAGTACCGCCTTCTGATTCAAAAGGAGAACGGCACACCCGTTTCTGTGACTGCCTTAAGCAACATGGCCATCAACACCCTACGCTGGGAGAATCCAGATCGTGAGAACTTCACGACTTCGCGCTTCTTCTACACGTGGCAATTGATGGTTGCGAAACGATTCAACGACGATTTTGCTCTGCAAATCATGCCGACCTTGGTACACCGAAACTTGGTTCCAAATAGAGATGTAGCACATGACGTCTTCTCTATCGGAGCTTCCGCACGATACCAACTCACCAAGCACCTAGCTCTTCAGTTCGAAGGATATTTCATTCCAGAAGATCAACTAGCGCAAGAATTTGAGATGCCGCTTTCCATTGGTGTAGACATTGAAACGAAAGGCCATCAATTCCAGCTTAGCTTGAGTAATTCGATGGGAATGACAGAGAAGATTTTCATTACCGAAACGAGGGGCTCATGGCTTGATGGCGGATTCGGAATTGGCTTCAATATCACTCGTGACTTCAGAATACGCGGACGCAAATGAAATACTTGATCACCCTTTCCTTTGTGGCTCTCACGCTCTTCGCCTTCCGTACCCCTACTTCTGAGGAAGCCGTTGATCGTGTCATTTCTCCTGAGACTCCACTACAGGAGGTGCTGCTCATGTTAGGCGAATCAGCTCCGAAGCACTACATCAAGGAGATTGATCCGGAGAAAGCACGCATGGGGAAAGAGATGGTATTCGAAGGAAGAGCTCAAACCTCAAAACTGGGATACTCCAATTACATCTCAAACATCTTCGTTTGTACTGACTGCCACAACCAGGTACAAGAAGATCCTGATCCAGCAAACCCAGATGTCGACGCGCGTTTGAAATACGCAGTAGAGAAGGATCTCCCCTATCTACAAGCCACTACCTTCTGGGGAATGGTGAATAGAAAAACCTGGTACAATGAAGACTATGTCCAGAAATATGGCGACCTCGTGGCACCAGCAAAGAACTCTTTGTATGAGTCTACTCAGCTCTGTGCACAAGAGTGTTCAAGTGGACGTGAACTCGAAGAATGGGAAGCTGAAGCGATCAATCATTATTATTGGACTCTTCAGCTACGTTTAAAAGATCTGAACCTGAGTATTGAAGAGATGATGGTGATTGATGAGGCTGTCAACACAAATAATGCAGATCAACATAAAGAAGCCATTGAGCTTTTGGAAGGTCATTACATGACAGCTTCCCCAGCTGATTTTGTGGAAGTCCCTACTGATCGAAAAGCGGGATATCCCAACACGCAGAAAGGTGACCCTGAAGTAGGACGTATCATTTACGATCGTAGTTGTAAGACCTGTCACCGTTATGGTGGGCCTTCTTTGTTCACGCTCGACGAGTCGAAGAAGACCTTCCGAATGATGAAGCGCAACATTGACAAAGATACGCCTTTCGCTTTGTATGACATTGTTCGTCATGGAACTTACGCAGAGCCCGGTCACCGCCAGTACATGCCACTCTACACAGCCGATCGAATGAGTGACCAGCAATTGGAAGACCTTCGCGCTTACATCGAATTCCGCGCAGCGAATTAAATGGACACCACTCCCCTGCAGGTCTCGATTATCATGGCAATTAAGGATACTGCTCCTTACCTGCCTGAATGCCTTGATTCCATCATTGCACAAACCTATCCACATTGGGAGCTGATCGCCATCAATGACCATTCGACGGATGAAACGCCTGAAATTCTAGCAGAGTACGCGAAGAAAGATGCACGGATTCGCGTGTTCCATTCTGATCGACCGAAGCTCATCCCGACATTGAAATATGGGTACCCTCATTGCCAAGGTCCACTGATGAACCGGATGGATAGTGACGACCACATGCCGGCAGATAAGCTGGAGACCATGGTCAACGAATGGCACAAGTATGGCAAGGGACATGTAATCGTTGGCGGTACAGAGCATTTCAGAGACGACGGCGAAGTCGGTGATGGATTTAAGCGTTATGATGCTTGGCTAAATCACGTGGCCAAAAACTCACTTCATCTTGAGGAACTCTACAAAGAGTGTGTAATTCCTTCCCATTGTTGGCTCATGCACAAAGAAGATCTTGACGCCATTGGTGCCTTTGAACCTGAGATTTACCCTGAAGATTACGACCTCACTTTCCGTATCGTTGAAGCCAATCTGAAGATCATCGGTATCGACAAGATTCTTCACCATTGGCGTGATCGAAGCAACCGTATTTCGCGCACTTGGGAGGAGTACAAAGACAACCGCTACTTCGATTTGAAGGTCACCAACTTCTTAAAGCTACACCACAACCCAGATCGTCCACTAGTCTTATGGGGCGCCGGAAGAAACGGCAAAGACATGGCCAAACTTCTCCAAGCTCGCGAAGTAGATTTTCATTGGGTTTGCGACAATGAAAATAAGATTGGCCACAATGTTTACGGTGTGATTATGCAATCAACCAACGCTATCGCGGAATTGGACAATCCACAAGTGATGATCGTCGTTGCAGCTCCAGACGCGAAGGCAGGAATTGAATCAATGCTTGTTGAGTTAGGGTTGAAGCGAGGTGTTGATTGGTGGTTTTTTGGCTAAGAGTTCTTGGTCTTAAGTTTTTGGTTGTTAGTTTTTGGTTGTTAGTTATTGGTTTCGGATTTGAAGAAGCTCTAAAGACCAATAACCAATGACTAAAGACCAAAGACCAATGACCAAAGACCAATAACTAAGCAAAATCCGTTTCGCGTAGTTGCCTTCCTTGCAACTTCAACTTCGTATCCAAGTAATACTCCAGCTCATAGATCCCGTTGCTGTAGTAGAAACGAATCTTCAGCGGGTTTTTGGCGAGTCCTTCCAGGTGTTCTTTGCGGATGTCTAAGTAGAAGTTCATGAGGGTGTTGACCTCTAACGGAAACAATGGCGTGCTTGCGGGGATGTTGAGCAAGGCTACGTCTTTCTGGTATTTGCGGAAAAAACGTTCGAGATCCTGTTTCTTCTTCGAGTTGTCGTAGACATTGGCTGGAAGCTTCAGAATGGTCTTGTAGACGGTTTCGATTTGACGCGACACGTTGTGCACGTCTAAGACTAAGTGAAGTCGGAACGTGCCAATTCCATCAGGTCCGTTTTCTATGACTTCGCCTTTGAATTCAACTGGACGAAGTTTCAAATGTGTTTCTGCAGATCTGCTGAACAAGTCACGCACTTCG
Coding sequences within it:
- a CDS encoding SRPBCC family protein, with the translated sequence MHRLTTAQWLPISLEEAWTFFSMPENLDLITPDDMSFNILSGSGERTYAGQVITYKIAPVLNIPMSWVTEITQCVDKHYFIDEQRFGPYKFWHHLHRFKEQDGGVLMEDILHYALPGGALGELFGGPMIHKKVKGIFDYRGKKLAEVFPGAKEPFTPTLRRSA
- a CDS encoding c-type cytochrome domain-containing protein; this encodes MNKFVTLCFVFSLMIACKHEIPEPLLVIDPPTVSEFQCSDDSIYFNEQVLPIFASSCAVPGCHDQLNAQEGFVFDSYENIMASGEITPGDLDDGDIVEVINEDDPDKIMPPPPNNSLSQEQIDIIEAWILQGAVNNSCPDAFCDTLDVSYSTRIEPLILSNCSGCHDSVDPTAGLSLTSYDQISEIALSGSLQSSLLGMNGFTLMPFNGNELSDCQIRMIELWIDNGAPND
- a CDS encoding glutamine--tRNA ligase/YqeY domain fusion protein; amino-acid sequence: MSETAEKSLNFIEQIIEEDVKNGKHGARIHTRFPPEPNGFLHIGHAKAIYVNFTLAKKYGGVTNLRFDDTNPVKEDTKYVDAIKRDIEWMGFEWTGEPLYTSDYFEQLYGFAVDLIKKGYAYVDDQSPEEIAAQKGTPTEPGSHSPYRDRSVEENLELFEGMRNGDFEEGARVLRAKIDMSHSNMHMRDPLMYRIKKVTHHRTGDDWCIYPMYDFAHGQSDSIEEITHSLCSLEFENHRPLYNWFIEKLEIFPTRQIEFARLNLNYTVMSKRKLLRLVEDGVVDGWDDPRLPTISALRRRGYTPESIRDFAERVGLAKRNNIIDIGLLEFSIRDHLNKIAPRVMAVLRPLKVVVTNYPEGKTEFLTTENNPEDESAGTRELPFGRELFIEQADFMEDAPKKFFRLAPGKVVRLKSAYIIEYVDHKKDADGNVTEVHVKYFEDSRSGQDTSGIKAKGTLHWVSAEHAKDAEVRLYDRLFKDEAPDSHKDRDFMEFVNEDSLEIITNAKVEPSLVEAKSGDRFQFQRLGYFCVDSKYSTEGKPVFNRTVTLKDTWAKQKGK
- a CDS encoding ribonuclease H-like YkuK family protein; translated protein: MNVDDPSRVFQIMGGRRRVDFVSYVREFTDLYPHCEVHVGCDSQNHRQNTVYVTTIVFRFPGNGAHVIYRKERVPRIPDLWSKLWGETERSVEIADAIRNELGVQIKQIDLDFNTDPSYPSNKLLSASAGYISSMGFHSQAKPGLLMAAWAADVLCH
- a CDS encoding DUF5777 family beta-barrel protein, producing MARRRNTGIVTLIAILFSLSASAQMEDWVQTFKDTRVINGHSVETNFKGGMKFIISHRFGPLNGGTYELFGLDQSTIRIGLDYGITDRLTIGAGRSSLGKHYDGFVKYRLLIQKENGTPVSVTALSNMAINTLRWENPDRENFTTSRFFYTWQLMVAKRFNDDFALQIMPTLVHRNLVPNRDVAHDVFSIGASARYQLTKHLALQFEGYFIPEDQLAQEFEMPLSIGVDIETKGHQFQLSLSNSMGMTEKIFITETRGSWLDGGFGIGFNITRDFRIRGRK
- a CDS encoding c-type cytochrome, encoding MKYLITLSFVALTLFAFRTPTSEEAVDRVISPETPLQEVLLMLGESAPKHYIKEIDPEKARMGKEMVFEGRAQTSKLGYSNYISNIFVCTDCHNQVQEDPDPANPDVDARLKYAVEKDLPYLQATTFWGMVNRKTWYNEDYVQKYGDLVAPAKNSLYESTQLCAQECSSGRELEEWEAEAINHYYWTLQLRLKDLNLSIEEMMVIDEAVNTNNADQHKEAIELLEGHYMTASPADFVEVPTDRKAGYPNTQKGDPEVGRIIYDRSCKTCHRYGGPSLFTLDESKKTFRMMKRNIDKDTPFALYDIVRHGTYAEPGHRQYMPLYTADRMSDQQLEDLRAYIEFRAAN
- a CDS encoding glycosyltransferase family 2 protein, with product MAIKDTAPYLPECLDSIIAQTYPHWELIAINDHSTDETPEILAEYAKKDARIRVFHSDRPKLIPTLKYGYPHCQGPLMNRMDSDDHMPADKLETMVNEWHKYGKGHVIVGGTEHFRDDGEVGDGFKRYDAWLNHVAKNSLHLEELYKECVIPSHCWLMHKEDLDAIGAFEPEIYPEDYDLTFRIVEANLKIIGIDKILHHWRDRSNRISRTWEEYKDNRYFDLKVTNFLKLHHNPDRPLVLWGAGRNGKDMAKLLQAREVDFHWVCDNENKIGHNVYGVIMQSTNAIAELDNPQVMIVVAAPDAKAGIESMLVELGLKRGVDWWFFG
- a CDS encoding AlbA family DNA-binding domain-containing protein yields the protein MKEEIRIEYPLKVRKYTKAHLDYLIRSQAEESVHIEFKAGSALASTDNKKKEIGKDVSSMANSDGGIIIYGLAERHHKAAGYAFVDGNRYPKEWLEQVINSKIKRRIPDLQIDVIRVQNKISQSVYVVKIPRSNEAPHMASDGRYYKRFNFESVQMEEYEVRDLFSRSAETHLKLRPVEFKGEVIENGPDGIGTFRLHLVLDVHNVSRQIETVYKTILKLPANVYDNSKKKQDLERFFRKYQKDVALLNIPASTPLFPLEVNTLMNFYLDIRKEHLEGLAKNPLKIRFYYSNGIYELEYYLDTKLKLQGRQLRETDFA